A single genomic interval of Gemmatimonas sp. UBA7669 harbors:
- a CDS encoding NAD(P)-dependent oxidoreductase, which yields MLRVAFIGLGAIGAPMARHLAHPDFDLVVWNRTRAKADAFAAATGARVANTPADAAVGRDVVVTCLPVSRDVQSLLDGPDGILATMKSGAVLVDCTSGDGATSRQIAAQLAVHGVGFLDAPVSGGVAGAEQGTLTVMVGGDADILATVRPVLERFGQRIVHCGPVGAGDALKAVNNALLAMHIWGTAEGLVALEKAGVNADVALEVLNTSSGRSNASMNLFPDRVLTRAFPRTFRLALLDKDVGIAAALARDTQVVAPLLQLTSELFRQAHRELGEEADHVEAVQVVERLAGATIRGRGAADT from the coding sequence ATGCTGCGTGTTGCCTTCATCGGCCTCGGTGCCATCGGGGCCCCCATGGCGCGCCACCTGGCGCACCCGGATTTCGACCTTGTCGTTTGGAACCGCACGCGGGCCAAGGCCGACGCCTTTGCTGCGGCCACTGGAGCTCGTGTTGCCAACACGCCGGCCGACGCGGCGGTGGGCCGTGACGTGGTCGTGACCTGTCTGCCCGTCTCACGCGACGTGCAGTCGCTGCTGGATGGTCCTGACGGGATATTGGCCACCATGAAGAGCGGCGCCGTGCTGGTGGACTGCACCTCGGGTGATGGCGCCACGTCGCGGCAGATCGCCGCACAGTTGGCCGTGCATGGCGTGGGCTTTCTCGATGCGCCCGTCTCGGGCGGCGTGGCCGGCGCCGAGCAGGGCACCCTCACGGTCATGGTGGGCGGCGACGCCGACATCCTCGCCACCGTGCGTCCGGTGCTCGAGCGCTTCGGACAGCGTATCGTCCACTGCGGCCCCGTTGGCGCGGGCGATGCACTCAAGGCCGTCAACAACGCGCTGCTGGCCATGCACATCTGGGGCACGGCCGAAGGGCTGGTGGCGCTCGAGAAGGCGGGGGTGAACGCCGATGTGGCGCTCGAAGTGCTCAACACCTCCAGTGGTCGCTCCAACGCGAGCATGAATCTCTTCCCGGATCGCGTGCTCACGCGCGCCTTCCCGCGCACGTTCCGTCTGGCGCTGCTCGACAAGGATGTGGGCATCGCCGCCGCCCTCGCACGCGACACGCAGGTGGTGGCGCCGTTGCTGCAACTCACGTCAGAGCTGTTCCGTCAGGCGCATCGTGAGCTGGGCGAGGAGGCCGATCACGTGGAGGCGGTGCAGGTGGTCGAGCGTCTTGCCGGCGCCACCATTCGCGGGCGTGGAGCGGCGGACACATGA